GTTGGCGGCGTTGACGACAAACAGATAGCGATCCTCCCCGAGGCGGTAGACGAGAAGGTCGTCCACCGTCCCGCCGTCGGGGTAGCACATAAGGCTGTACTGGGCCTGGCCCACCGCGAGGATCGACGCGTCGTTCGTGGTCAGCTTCTGGACGAGGGCGAGCGCGTCGGGGCCGCCGATCTCGATTTCGCCCATGTGCGAAACGTCAAAGAGCCCCGCGCGGCTGCGCACCACCTGGTGTTCCTCCAGGATGCTGGTAAACTGGACCGGCATTTCCCAACCGCCGAAAGGAATCGTCTTCGCCCCGTATTTGGCGTACACCGGATACAGGGGCGTGCGCTTCAGTTCGGCCATCGTCGCACCTCCGCTTCCATCATCCCCCATCGTACCCGAAGAAAAGCGTTTCCACTCTTCGGGAAACAAAAAAGAGCGAAAGGCACACGACGGGGACGTGCGCGCTTTCCCTCTGTCCGTTGACCTGAGAGTGTCTCCCGCGCATCCGCGCGGGATTCCCCCTTGGGCGGTCCGCCTGTCGCGGACACTCTCCAGAGTTGCGTCCGGCAGGAGTCCTTTTGCCTGAGAGATTCGCCCGGACGCGACTTTGCCGGGCTTGCTCCTTCGGCGCCGCCCCGCAGGCGGTCTCTCCCCCTGCCTTCCTCCGCCGTATGCGGTTTTTCCCGGTTAGCCATACTAGTTTTATCCTATCATATCCTGCCGCGGACCGAAAAGGATTTCCCGCACAACGGGAGGGGCTCACGTCGTGCGCATCCGTCCGATCTTTGACCGCCAATGGCTGGAGGAGTTTGCCGCGCGCGTGCGCGCCGACTCCCCGTGGGACCCATGGGAGCTGTTCCGGCTCGCTTATGAGGCCGCCGAAGCCACCCTGGTCCCGTCCTTCGACGACCTGGAGTGCCTGAAGCACCTGCACGCCTTTTCCCCGCTCCCCCATCAGGTGGAAACGGCGCGCCGCGTGGTGAACGAGATGCGCGGACGGGCCATTCTGGCCGACGAGGTGGGCTTGGGCAAGACGATCGAAGCCGGTCTGGTGCTGAAGGAATACCTGGTGCGGGGGCTGGTCAAAAAGGCCCTCATCCTCGTGCCGTCGTCGCTGGTCACGCAGTGGACGGCGGAGCTGAACCAGAAGTTTGCCATTCCCGCCGTGGCCCAGAAAAAGGCCTACATGTGGCGCCAGCACGACATCCTCGTGGCCTCCCTCGACACGGCCAAGCGCGCCCCCCATCGCGAGCAGGTGCTCGCCATCGCCTACGACATGCTGATCGTCGACGAGGCCCACAAGCTGAAGAACGCGCGGACGCAAAACTGGGCCTTCGTCAACGCCATCAAGAAAAAATACTGCCTGCTCCTCACCGCCACACCGGTCCAGAACGATTTGAACGAACTCTTCAACATGATCTCCCTCTTGAAACCGGGCCATCTCGGCAACGACGCGACCTTCGCGCACCAGTACGTCGTCCACAAGCGCCTGCCCAAAAACGAGGAAAAGCTGCGCACCGAACTGGGCAAGGTGATGATCCGCAACCGGCGCGCCGACGGCGGCATCGCCTTCACCGAACGCCGCGTGGAAACGCTGGCCCTCGAGCTGTCGCCGAAGGAACGGGAGCTGTACGACGCCGTCACCGCCTTCGTGCGCGAGCAGGCCCAGGAGACGCGCTCGCTGCGCAGCGCCTTTGCCCTCCTTACCCTGCAGCGGGAAGTGTGTTCCTCCCGCGACGCGGCGATGGTCTCCCTCTTCAAATGGTACAAGCGGGCCGAAGAGGGCACGCCGCTTAAGCGCCGCCTGCACGAGCTATTGCTGCTGGCCAAGGAGGTGGGCACCCACACCAAGGCGCGCAAGGTGGTGGAACTCCTGCGTCGCCTCGACGGCAAGGTGATCCTCTTCACCGAATACCGGGCCACCCAGGAATTCCTTCAGGCCGAACTGGCCAAGCAGGACATCACCACCGTCCTCTTTCGGGGCGGGTTTGGACGGAACAAAAAGGACTGGATGCGCATGCTGTTCGAAAACCGCGCCCGCGTGCTCATCGCCACCGAAGCCGGCGGGGAGGGGATCAACCTGCAGTTCTGCCACCAGATGATCAACTACGACCTGCCGTGGAACCCCATGCGTGTCGAACAGCGGATCGGACGCATCCACCGCCTCGGCCAGACGCGCGACGTGACGATCTTCAACCTGGCGACAAAGGACACGATCGAGGAGCACATCCTCAACCTGCTGACGGAAAAGATCCGCCTCTTTGAGCTTGTGGTCGGGGAGCTCGACGCCATCGTGACCCAGGTCCACCTCAGCAAAACCTTCGATCGCACCCTGGCCGACATCGTCCTCCGCTCCAAAGACGATCGGGAGGCGGCCGAAAAGCTGCGCCGGCTGGGCGACGCGCTGGCGCAGGCGCGGGAGACGGCCGGTCCCGGGTGGGCCGAGGCGGCGGTCGAAACGGGGAGATGAGGCCATGGATCGCGCGCAGGTGACCGCCTTTGTCCGCCGCTACATCGCCGCCATGGGCGGGGAGATCCTGGAGGAGGCTCCCTCCTATGTCCGGGTGCGCCTTACCCCGGACATGGACAAGGACTTGATGAACCGCCCCTTCTACTGGAGCTACATGGAACAATTTGGCCTCGAACCGGTACCGGCCGTGCTGACGCTCGTTTTTGACCCCGACCGCCCACCCCCCGACGGACGCGGCGAGCCCATCGCCTTCGGTTCGCTGCGCCTTACCCAAATCTTCCGCTCGGCGCAAAAGCGGGGGCGGTTCGTGCGGCTGTACGAAGCGCCCGGCGGCACCGCGGGGAACGGCGAGGCGTCGTCCCCTTTTCTCGCCCCGGGGGACCGTACGGCAAGAGCCCCCACCCCGCGGCCTCCCGCGCGCCTCGTCCCGCATCTGGCCGTTAACTACCGCGTCAGCTTCCTGTGCGACCGCAAGAAAGAGCGCCTGCTCCCCATCGGCGTCAACCTCGAGACCGGCCACGTCGTCGAGGGCTTCTACCCGCGCATCGCCGCACGGCCCTTCACGCCCGTCATGCCGCCCGGCGCCGTTCTTGCGCCCTGTCGTCTGACGCTGGAGGCGGCGGTGGCACGGGCCGAGGCGGCGGTGGCGGCGGCCGTCGCCGCCGAAGACGACAGCTGGGCGCGCGATGCCCTGGCGCGGCTGGCCGAGGAGCAGGCCCTCTTGCGGGCGTACTATGGCGAGACCCCCACGGAGGAACAGCGCGGGGAGCTGGCGCAACGGCTGGAAGAACTGGAAGCCCTGTTTACGCCGCGCATCGCGGTCGACGTGGTCAACGCGGGGCTCTTTTTCCTGTCTAGCCCTGTCGCAATGGGGGACGAGAGGGGAGAACTTGCGGCCGGCTCCTGACAGATCCCGACACCCCTTGCGCAACGGGACGCCTATAATGGAGCCAAACCGCCGGGAGGTGTTCCCGCGATGGCCCTTCGCGCATTCCGGTTCCCTCGCCTTCGGTGGCGCTGGGCCCTGGTCTGCGCCGCGCTGCCGGCGCTCGCATTTTGGATGCCGGTCGTGGAACGCGGAACGGGCGAGCCGCTCAGCCCGGATCCGCGGCAGGCGCTCACCGCCTTCCTGCAGGGATGGACCGCGCAGCTCGCCCGTGCCGATGAACGGTTCTTTCCCCTTTCCTCCGCGTCGGCCGTGCTCGTCGAACCGCTGGCCTACCCGGCCCACACGTACCGGGTGTGCCTCCGCCCGGCGCCTGCGTCGCCCTCTGCCGATCGGGTATCCGGCGCGGCGCCCGTGTACGCCATCGTGAAACAGGACGACGAGGCCCCGTTTGCCGTCGCCGTGCTCGAGTACGGCGTGGGCACCCGTTTGCCCTTCGACGCCCCTTCCGCTCCCCAGCCCACCCTGCCGGGGACGGCCGCAACGGTCTACGGCGGCTTGGAAAGCTTCTTGCGCCTCGGGCAAACCCTGGCCGACCCGGTGACCGGTGAAATCCTCCCGGCGCCGGCACGCTTCACGCCCCCAGAGGCCCCGGGATACCGCCTGGCCGTGCTCGAGGCGGCGCGTCACGAAAAGCGGCCGGTCGGCGACCCGCTGGCCACTGTGGTTGCGTCCCGAAAGCCGGGCGCGCGTCCGGACGCCAAGGCCTTCGACCCGCGGCGACCCCTTCCCTGGACCGGCTACGCCGCCTCCTTATACGGGGACGCCGTGTCCGCTTTCTACACCGTCGACGGCTTCCACCGCTGGGACGGCGGCACCGTCTTTGTGGCGCTGCGCGACCCCTGGGCCGAAGAGCTGGTCCGCTTTCTCCCGCTGCCGGAACTCAACCGACTGGGCGGGTTTTATCCCGGCGGGGCGGCCGACCGCTAAGGCCCGGTCGCCCCTACGCCGTCGGCCCCGCCGCCGCGAACTCCGGGTCCTCGTACGGATGGGCCACCCAGCCGGACGGGTCGATGAACAGCCGCACGGCCACAACGCGCCGCTCGTCGGTCAGGGTGAAGAAGTGCGGCGTCCGCTCCGGAACGGAGATGACGTCCCCCGCCTCGAGTTCGCAGTCGAAATAGCCCGTGTCGCCCTGACCCTTGATCACGAAGACGCCGCTCCCGGCGACGATGGCCCGCACCTCGTCCTCGGTGTGGGTGTGCACCTGGGCAAAGGTGCGCAGGAGTTCCTCGAGATTGGGCGTTGCCTCGGACAGGGCCACCACATCCCACTTGACGTAGCCGCGGCGTGCGGCAAGCGAACGGATGTCTGCGTCAAAGGCGCGCAAGATTTCGTCTTTTTCGGCATCGGTCAGGTTGAACTTGCCGCGCAGATGGGCCGGCAGTTTCCCCGTATCCCAGCGCTCGTAGAGAACGCCTTGCCGATCCAGGAAGGCCCGCACGTTTTCAATCCCCGTGATGCGTTCTCCCGTTTTGCGCACGCGAATGATGGCCATGCGAAACCGCCTCCTTCTTCGGGTTATGAAGTCTCGCTTCGGCTATGGGCGCACTAGACGCCCACCAGCGCCGCCCGGCATTGCAGGAGGGCCAGGCGGTACTGGAACAAAAATTCGAACGCTTCCAGGTGGCGCTTGGCCGCGAGGGGGCTTTCCCCCCAGGCGTAAATGCCGTGGTTGCGGATCAGCACCCCCGGCACGCGCGGGTTGGCCACCCGGGCCACCGCCTCGGCCAGGCGGGCGATGTCGGCCACATTTTCGACGATGGGAACCTCGATCACGGCGTCCTCGTCCCAAATGCCCAACCCCTTGATCAGTTCCTGCGGCCCGATGGACACGCGGCCTTGCGCAAAGAAGAGCTCGGAAATCACGTTGTTGGCCACCGTGTGCACGTGAAAGACGGCGCCCACCTCCGGAAAGGCGCGGTACAGGGCGGCGTGCACGCGCGTTTCGGCCGAGGGGCGATTTT
This sequence is a window from Calditerricola satsumensis. Protein-coding genes within it:
- a CDS encoding 1,2-dihydroxy-3-keto-5-methylthiopentene dioxygenase; translated protein: MAIIRVRKTGERITGIENVRAFLDRQGVLYERWDTGKLPAHLRGKFNLTDAEKDEILRAFDADIRSLAARRGYVKWDVVALSEATPNLEELLRTFAQVHTHTEDEVRAIVAGSGVFVIKGQGDTGYFDCELEAGDVISVPERTPHFFTLTDERRVVAVRLFIDPSGWVAHPYEDPEFAAAGPTA
- a CDS encoding YqhG family protein, which produces MDRAQVTAFVRRYIAAMGGEILEEAPSYVRVRLTPDMDKDLMNRPFYWSYMEQFGLEPVPAVLTLVFDPDRPPPDGRGEPIAFGSLRLTQIFRSAQKRGRFVRLYEAPGGTAGNGEASSPFLAPGDRTARAPTPRPPARLVPHLAVNYRVSFLCDRKKERLLPIGVNLETGHVVEGFYPRIAARPFTPVMPPGAVLAPCRLTLEAAVARAEAAVAAAVAAEDDSWARDALARLAEEQALLRAYYGETPTEEQRGELAQRLEELEALFTPRIAVDVVNAGLFFLSSPVAMGDERGELAAGS
- a CDS encoding DEAD/DEAH box helicase; amino-acid sequence: MRIRPIFDRQWLEEFAARVRADSPWDPWELFRLAYEAAEATLVPSFDDLECLKHLHAFSPLPHQVETARRVVNEMRGRAILADEVGLGKTIEAGLVLKEYLVRGLVKKALILVPSSLVTQWTAELNQKFAIPAVAQKKAYMWRQHDILVASLDTAKRAPHREQVLAIAYDMLIVDEAHKLKNARTQNWAFVNAIKKKYCLLLTATPVQNDLNELFNMISLLKPGHLGNDATFAHQYVVHKRLPKNEEKLRTELGKVMIRNRRADGGIAFTERRVETLALELSPKERELYDAVTAFVREQAQETRSLRSAFALLTLQREVCSSRDAAMVSLFKWYKRAEEGTPLKRRLHELLLLAKEVGTHTKARKVVELLRRLDGKVILFTEYRATQEFLQAELAKQDITTVLFRGGFGRNKKDWMRMLFENRARVLIATEAGGEGINLQFCHQMINYDLPWNPMRVEQRIGRIHRLGQTRDVTIFNLATKDTIEEHILNLLTEKIRLFELVVGELDAIVTQVHLSKTFDRTLADIVLRSKDDREAAEKLRRLGDALAQARETAGPGWAEAAVETGR
- a CDS encoding methylthioribulose 1-phosphate dehydratase, translating into MSGALTTEARQQAWMRLAAVKEQFAARGWFPATSGNLSLKVQEDPLVFLVTASGKDKTESGPDDFLLVDGDGQPVEATKNRPSAETRVHAALYRAFPEVGAVFHVHTVANNVISELFFAQGRVSIGPQELIKGLGIWDEDAVIEVPIVENVADIARLAEAVARVANPRVPGVLIRNHGIYAWGESPLAAKRHLEAFEFLFQYRLALLQCRAALVGV